Proteins found in one Cetobacterium somerae genomic segment:
- a CDS encoding Cof-type HAD-IIB family hydrolase, whose translation MIKSVALDLDGTLLNSKKEISNKNISILRELYKKGVEIFIVTGRSYSATKEILKKLELPIIVICYNGAKVIDTKNESILLEEPLSEDIVKVLIEISRKNNIHLNLYQDENWFVEDKKNWQTEYYKNNIGIDAVEKNFNNFTSLLMTKALFIDERCNLEKIEKEIKEKLRDIVHLTYSQERYLEILNKKVNKGKSLEKILQLKNLTLDTCAAFGDANNDKEMLEMVGYGVVMKNAEEDLKKDAKYLTDSNDNDGVYKFLVQKI comes from the coding sequence ATGATAAAATCGGTAGCATTAGATTTAGATGGAACTTTATTAAATTCTAAAAAAGAGATTAGCAATAAAAATATATCTATTCTAAGAGAGTTATATAAAAAAGGAGTAGAGATTTTTATAGTTACAGGAAGGTCATACAGTGCAACAAAAGAAATTTTAAAAAAATTAGAGTTACCAATTATAGTAATTTGTTATAATGGAGCAAAAGTTATAGATACAAAAAATGAGAGTATTTTATTAGAAGAACCACTTTCAGAAGATATAGTTAAAGTATTGATAGAAATTTCTAGAAAAAATAATATTCACTTAAATTTATATCAAGATGAAAATTGGTTTGTTGAAGATAAAAAAAATTGGCAAACAGAATATTATAAAAATAATATAGGAATAGATGCAGTTGAAAAAAACTTTAATAATTTTACAAGTTTGTTAATGACAAAAGCATTATTTATAGATGAACGATGTAATTTAGAAAAAATAGAAAAAGAAATTAAAGAGAAATTAAGGGATATAGTGCATTTAACATATTCACAAGAGAGATATTTAGAAATTTTAAATAAAAAAGTTAATAAAGGAAAAAGTTTAGAAAAAATCTTACAATTAAAGAATCTAACTTTAGATACATGTGCTGCCTTTGGAGATGCAAATAATGACAAAGAAATGCTAGAAATGGTTGGATATGGAGTTGTTATGAAAAATGCAGAAGAAGATTTAAAAAAAGATGCAAAATATTTAACAGATTCAAATGATAATGATGGAGTGTACAAATTTTTAGTACAAAAAATATAA
- a CDS encoding substrate-binding domain-containing protein encodes MVTQAELAKILGITRTTVARALNGSKNIKIETKERVLKLANEMGYEKNYLGSSLAIKEKKTIVAIIVRSINEEYSKKLKSGLKDFQEEVKAYGIKIKVLEVDINDSEGQIELLKKSLEKKIHGLIIIPLDREKIIKILQPIKSDLKIVSIGKQLFEEDTYIDSKYEKSGRIAANVLSSVVGIDKKILVIDAGDDLISSKIYLKGVSEKLKELDRKFQGPIKIKKLLEDKNQILDYLSNDIEGIYINRYAPEVIEYLGEIGKDNYKFVTNGFNEKIRGLIENDKVVATVSEDFYNQGYIAGKKIFEALYKTSLKRSHEYQTKIDILFKESLD; translated from the coding sequence GTGGTTACTCAAGCAGAGTTAGCTAAAATATTAGGAATAACAAGAACAACAGTAGCAAGGGCTTTAAATGGGAGTAAAAATATAAAGATAGAAACAAAAGAACGGGTATTAAAGTTAGCAAATGAAATGGGGTATGAGAAAAACTACTTAGGGAGTTCGTTAGCAATAAAAGAGAAAAAAACTATAGTAGCTATTATAGTAAGATCAATTAATGAAGAATATTCTAAAAAGTTAAAAAGTGGATTAAAAGATTTTCAAGAAGAAGTAAAAGCGTATGGAATAAAAATTAAAGTTTTAGAAGTAGATATAAATGACAGTGAAGGTCAAATTGAACTTTTAAAAAAATCTTTAGAAAAAAAAATCCATGGTTTAATAATAATTCCATTAGATAGAGAAAAAATAATTAAAATATTACAGCCAATAAAAAGTGATTTGAAAATTGTTTCTATAGGAAAGCAACTTTTTGAAGAGGATACGTATATAGACTCAAAGTATGAGAAATCAGGAAGAATAGCAGCTAACGTATTATCAAGTGTAGTTGGAATTGATAAAAAAATATTAGTTATAGATGCTGGAGATGATTTAATTTCATCAAAAATATATTTAAAAGGTGTCTCAGAAAAATTAAAAGAGTTAGATAGAAAGTTTCAGGGACCAATAAAAATCAAAAAGTTATTAGAAGATAAAAATCAAATTTTAGATTATCTTTCAAATGATATAGAAGGAATATATATAAATAGATATGCTCCGGAAGTAATAGAATATCTTGGGGAGATAGGAAAAGATAACTATAAATTTGTAACAAATGGTTTTAATGAAAAAATACGGGGATTAATTGAAAATGATAAAGTTGTAGCAACTGTATCAGAAGATTTCTATAACCAAGGATACATAGCAGGAAAAAAAATTTTTGAAGCATTATATAAAACAAGTTTAAAAAGATCTCATGAATATCAAACTAAAATAGATATACTTTTTAAAGAAAGTTTGGATTAA
- a CDS encoding sialic acid TRAP transporter substrate-binding protein SiaP, whose amino-acid sequence MKRVLKVAGLTLVFGMVAFGANEKVYKLKMGLVANTSSNEYKAAEYLANNLKEKSNGQIIVELYPGAQLGDDRSMLEQLSAGVLDMGFAEIGRFNIFFPEAQVYSLPYVIQDFDHMKKATFDTEFGKNLQKKISDNLNIEILSQAYNGTRQTTTNRPINSIEDMKGLKLRVPKADANLEYAKNTGASPTPMAFSEVYLALQTNSVDGQENPLSAIRAQKFYEVQKYLAMTNHILNDQLYLISNSSMKKLPKNLQELVKQESEVAAQYHTKLFMEEEAGLIDFFKEQGVTVTNPNLDPFRTAMQPFYEVYMKNNGKVGKEGLEEIIAVK is encoded by the coding sequence ATGAAAAGAGTGTTAAAAGTAGCTGGATTAACGTTAGTTTTTGGAATGGTAGCATTTGGGGCAAACGAAAAGGTTTATAAATTAAAAATGGGATTAGTAGCAAATACAAGCTCAAATGAATACAAAGCAGCAGAGTATTTAGCAAATAATTTAAAAGAAAAGTCAAATGGTCAAATTATAGTAGAGTTATATCCAGGGGCTCAACTTGGAGATGACAGATCAATGCTAGAACAATTATCAGCAGGAGTTTTAGATATGGGGTTTGCTGAAATTGGAAGATTTAATATATTTTTTCCAGAGGCTCAAGTATATTCATTACCTTATGTAATCCAAGATTTTGATCATATGAAAAAAGCAACATTTGATACAGAGTTTGGAAAGAATTTACAGAAGAAAATAAGTGATAATTTAAATATAGAAATTTTATCACAAGCTTATAACGGGACAAGACAGACTACAACAAATAGACCAATAAACAGTATTGAAGATATGAAAGGATTAAAGTTAAGAGTACCAAAAGCTGATGCAAATTTAGAGTATGCTAAAAATACAGGAGCATCTCCAACACCAATGGCATTCTCAGAAGTATACTTAGCATTACAAACGAATTCAGTTGATGGACAAGAGAATCCATTATCAGCAATTAGAGCTCAAAAGTTCTATGAAGTTCAAAAATATTTAGCAATGACAAATCATATATTAAATGACCAACTATATTTAATTAGTAATTCAAGTATGAAAAAATTACCAAAAAATTTACAAGAATTAGTAAAACAAGAATCTGAAGTAGCAGCACAATATCATACAAAGTTATTTATGGAAGAGGAAGCGGGACTAATCGATTTCTTTAAAGAACAGGGTGTTACAGTTACAAATCCTAATTTAGATCCATTTAGAACAGCAATGCAACCATTCTATGAAGTTTATATGAAAAATAATGGAAAAGTTGGTAAAGAAGGATTAGAAGAGATTATAGCAGTTAAATAG
- a CDS encoding acetylxylan esterase codes for MPNIDLPLDELKKYRGTNPTPLNMFEFWQESLDELRETEAGVVITPAEFQTPLCDCYDLTFKGIDNEKIYVKMLLPKNISKPVPALVEFHGYGGNGGDWSRRMVYPASGIAYFAMDCRDQMGKSGDEYFRTGNLVRGLLEGPKKSYYRKVYLDAVRLLDIIFQMKDVDRTRISTLGYSQGGAISLVSAALENRVFKVFAVYPYLSDFKRVWNLDLGDFAYQELRDFFRWYDPQHKNENKFFETLGYIDVKNFVENIKGEVTMVTGLMDRICPPSTQFAVYNNIKSKKEHIIYPDFGHENINGLEDLIYQWALNLLK; via the coding sequence ATGCCTAATATTGATTTGCCATTAGATGAATTAAAAAAATATAGAGGAACCAATCCAACTCCTTTAAATATGTTTGAATTTTGGCAAGAATCATTAGATGAATTGAGAGAAACTGAAGCAGGAGTAGTAATTACTCCTGCAGAGTTTCAAACACCATTATGTGATTGTTACGATTTAACATTTAAAGGGATTGATAATGAAAAAATTTATGTAAAAATGTTATTGCCTAAAAATATATCAAAGCCAGTACCAGCATTAGTAGAATTTCATGGATATGGAGGAAATGGTGGAGATTGGTCGAGAAGAATGGTATATCCAGCATCAGGAATTGCCTATTTTGCTATGGATTGTAGAGATCAAATGGGAAAAAGTGGTGATGAATACTTTAGAACAGGAAATTTAGTTAGAGGTTTGTTAGAGGGACCTAAAAAAAGTTACTATAGAAAAGTTTATTTAGATGCAGTGAGATTATTAGATATTATTTTTCAAATGAAAGATGTTGACAGAACACGTATATCAACTTTAGGTTATTCTCAAGGTGGAGCAATCTCTTTAGTTTCAGCAGCTTTAGAAAATAGGGTATTTAAAGTATTTGCAGTTTATCCATATTTATCAGATTTTAAGAGAGTTTGGAATTTAGATTTAGGAGATTTTGCATACCAAGAATTAAGAGATTTTTTTAGATGGTATGATCCGCAACATAAAAATGAAAATAAGTTCTTTGAAACACTAGGATATATAGATGTAAAAAACTTTGTAGAAAATATAAAGGGAGAGGTGACAATGGTAACTGGATTAATGGATAGAATATGCCCACCATCAACACAATTTGCAGTTTATAATAATATAAAAAGTAAAAAAGAGCATATTATTTACCCAGATTTTGGTCACGAGAACATTAACGGACTAGAAGATCTAATTTATCAGTGGGCCTTAAACTTATTAAAATAA
- a CDS encoding N-acetylneuraminate lyase codes for MKGIYSALLISFDENGNLDEKGTRNIVRYNIDEMKVDGLYVGGSTGENFMISTEMKKRIFEIVKDEAKDAVKLIAQVGSINLYEAVELGKYATELGYDSLSAVTPFYYKFDFEEIKNYYMTIVNETNNNMIIYSIPFLTGVNMNVEQFGELLCHDKIIGIKFTAGDFYLLERVRKAFPHKLIYAGFDEMLLPAVALGVDGAIGSTYNVTGKIAREVFDATKAGDLVTARERQTYLNDIIEAILGNGLYQTIKEILKLKGVDAIGYCRLPMKKLSAKKIEAAKEIGRNFL; via the coding sequence ATGAAAGGTATTTATTCAGCATTACTAATCTCTTTTGACGAAAATGGAAACTTAGATGAAAAAGGAACAAGAAATATTGTAAGATACAATATTGATGAAATGAAAGTGGATGGATTATATGTAGGTGGAAGTACTGGTGAAAACTTTATGATTTCAACAGAAATGAAGAAAAGAATTTTTGAAATTGTAAAAGATGAGGCAAAAGATGCAGTAAAATTAATTGCACAAGTAGGATCAATTAATTTATATGAAGCTGTTGAATTGGGAAAATATGCAACTGAATTAGGATATGATTCATTATCAGCAGTAACACCATTTTACTATAAGTTTGATTTTGAAGAGATTAAAAATTACTATATGACAATAGTAAATGAAACTAATAATAATATGATAATCTATTCAATTCCTTTTTTAACTGGAGTTAATATGAATGTTGAGCAATTTGGAGAGTTACTTTGTCACGATAAAATTATTGGAATTAAGTTTACAGCAGGAGACTTCTATCTTTTAGAAAGAGTTAGAAAAGCTTTCCCTCATAAATTAATTTATGCAGGATTCGATGAGATGTTATTACCAGCAGTAGCATTAGGTGTAGATGGAGCAATAGGAAGTACATATAATGTAACAGGAAAAATAGCTAGAGAAGTTTTTGATGCAACAAAAGCGGGAGATTTAGTTACTGCAAGAGAAAGACAAACTTATTTAAATGATATAATTGAGGCAATTTTAGGAAATGGACTTTACCAAACAATAAAGGAAATTTTAAAGTTAAAAGGTGTAGATGCAATAGGATACTGTAGATTACCAATGAAAAAATTATCAGCAAAAAAAATTGAAGCAGCAAAAGAGATTGGAAGAAACTTTTTATAG
- a CDS encoding ROK family protein, translating to MNIIAIDIGGTEIKYGLVSLRGEVTFSSSLLTEASKGVEQLLEKIFKIVEKLKDGKTVGIGVSATGQIDGRIGKVVGGTNLIPGWIGTNLVEILERKYKVPAVLENDVNCAALGEMWMGAAKGKENFLCLTIGTGIGGGIVLKGELLRGESSIAAEFGHIQIVKNGVECGCGSKGCYQSYASTTALLKLAEEKIGKKLNGKEIFDEVHKNNIKYKEIVDEWADYFTDGLATLIYIFNPSLIIIGGGVSKQGNFLKEIFRKSLEKKVMKNYLDILEIKMAEMGNDAGMLGASYLLLEKIK from the coding sequence ATGAATATAATAGCCATAGATATTGGAGGAACAGAGATAAAATATGGCTTAGTTAGTTTAAGAGGAGAAGTTACATTCTCCTCTTCTTTACTAACTGAGGCTTCAAAAGGTGTAGAGCAATTATTAGAAAAAATTTTTAAAATAGTTGAAAAACTAAAAGATGGGAAAACTGTAGGAATAGGTGTATCTGCTACAGGACAAATAGATGGAAGAATAGGAAAAGTTGTAGGTGGAACAAACTTAATTCCAGGATGGATAGGAACAAATTTGGTAGAAATATTAGAGAGAAAATATAAAGTCCCAGCAGTTTTAGAAAATGATGTAAATTGTGCGGCTCTAGGTGAAATGTGGATGGGAGCAGCAAAAGGAAAAGAAAACTTTTTATGCCTTACAATAGGAACAGGAATAGGCGGAGGAATCGTTTTAAAAGGTGAGCTTTTAAGAGGAGAAAGTAGTATTGCGGCAGAATTTGGACATATACAGATTGTAAAAAATGGAGTGGAGTGTGGTTGTGGAAGTAAAGGATGTTATCAAAGTTATGCATCAACTACAGCACTTTTAAAATTAGCAGAAGAAAAAATTGGTAAAAAATTAAATGGAAAAGAAATATTTGATGAAGTTCATAAAAATAATATAAAGTATAAAGAAATTGTTGATGAATGGGCTGATTATTTTACTGATGGATTAGCAACTTTAATCTACATATTTAATCCTTCACTTATAATTATTGGGGGTGGAGTATCTAAACAAGGTAATTTTCTAAAAGAAATTTTTCGGAAAAGTTTAGAAAAAAAAGTAATGAAAAATTATTTGGATATTCTTGAAATAAAAATGGCTGAAATGGGCAATGATGCAGGAATGTTAGGAGCATCGTATTTACTTTTAGAAAAAATAAAATAA